A window from uncultured Anaeromusa sp. encodes these proteins:
- a CDS encoding DUF116 domain-containing protein: protein MNSAQNRYDEETVPTLNSLRYCIVTAPQFWAGRHQEIRQELQEESCRKQGVTYGRRITGGDIMCLQRGDFFCELHCKKKSPSLSVWLQERLAELGAAWHFVWEEWNGAGILCCQGKEVGRLGWTEGGGWTVQLLFYGRTPDAASWLQYLRLPREKRLGREKDSWQQQLGCLWPDLTEAKQARLLCRGLEAAFAVKPARTLSEVAAAPPFRFQDAPQELASLRQGRVWLALGVSWEQGRIAQIWLRGNASWDSALQEECLEKSLLHVSGKEVASFLEGAAAAKLSWGGVAAAQVAGLMRACAVQNVWRLRLGGLWHTANFRWVGIDAAWKPEAILAALRRETFTLLLPYCAKPAACSWRRRDGCGACGACGLGRLWSQAKAWGWRVKTIQNYEQLEASVEILRESGAAFFLGVCCPLFTEKHHLDFLRLKLPGLLLMMDHSACYDQGCDDEAHQGEYEAQAELDDRMQASLLRTLRQLQAEGDWDNGKTYAV, encoded by the coding sequence ATGAATTCAGCTCAAAATCGATATGATGAAGAAACAGTGCCAACTTTGAATTCCTTGAGGTATTGCATTGTAACTGCGCCGCAGTTTTGGGCGGGGCGACACCAGGAAATTCGCCAAGAGCTGCAAGAAGAAAGCTGTCGCAAGCAAGGTGTAACGTATGGAAGGCGAATTACTGGCGGCGATATTATGTGTTTGCAGCGAGGCGATTTTTTCTGTGAACTTCATTGTAAAAAAAAGTCTCCCAGTCTGTCTGTATGGCTGCAAGAACGTTTGGCTGAGCTGGGAGCCGCTTGGCATTTTGTTTGGGAGGAATGGAATGGCGCAGGTATTTTATGCTGCCAAGGGAAAGAAGTGGGGCGCTTAGGTTGGACGGAAGGGGGCGGTTGGACGGTGCAGCTGCTTTTCTATGGGCGTACGCCGGACGCAGCTTCGTGGCTGCAGTATCTTCGTTTGCCCCGAGAAAAACGTCTAGGCAGGGAAAAGGATTCTTGGCAGCAGCAGCTTGGCTGTCTTTGGCCGGATTTGACGGAGGCAAAGCAGGCTAGGTTGCTTTGCAGAGGACTGGAAGCCGCTTTTGCTGTTAAACCGGCAAGAACGCTTTCAGAGGTTGCTGCCGCTCCGCCATTTCGCTTTCAGGATGCGCCGCAGGAACTGGCCTCTTTGCGCCAAGGAAGAGTGTGGTTGGCTTTGGGCGTGAGCTGGGAGCAGGGGAGGATCGCCCAAATTTGGCTGCGCGGCAATGCTTCTTGGGATAGTGCGCTGCAAGAAGAGTGTTTGGAGAAGAGTTTGCTTCACGTGTCTGGAAAAGAAGTTGCCTCCTTTCTGGAAGGGGCGGCTGCTGCAAAATTATCGTGGGGCGGAGTTGCAGCGGCGCAAGTCGCTGGCTTGATGCGCGCGTGCGCCGTGCAGAATGTTTGGCGGCTACGTCTGGGAGGTCTTTGGCATACGGCGAATTTTCGCTGGGTTGGTATAGATGCGGCCTGGAAGCCGGAAGCGATATTGGCGGCTTTGCGTCGGGAAACCTTCACTCTTTTATTGCCTTATTGCGCGAAGCCTGCGGCTTGTTCCTGGCGTCGCCGCGACGGCTGCGGCGCTTGTGGCGCCTGCGGCCTGGGGCGTCTTTGGAGTCAAGCTAAGGCTTGGGGCTGGAGGGTCAAGACAATTCAAAACTACGAACAGTTGGAGGCGTCTGTTGAAATATTGCGCGAAAGCGGCGCGGCTTTCTTTCTGGGCGTATGCTGTCCTCTTTTTACAGAAAAGCACCATCTTGATTTTTTGAGGCTAAAGTTGCCGGGCTTGCTGCTGATGATGGACCATTCAGCATGTTATGATCAAGGATGCGATGATGAGGCTCATCAAGGAGAGTATGAAGCGCAGGCGGAATTGGATGATCGAATGCAGGCGAGCTTGTTGCGGACGCTACGGCAGTTGCAGGCGGAAGGAGATTGGGACAATGGAAAAACGTATGCTGTATAA
- a CDS encoding MFS transporter, giving the protein MQRRWLLLGASWLVFFVAFLDRVNLSVAMPLIAKDFQLSPEQTGLILSAFFITYTLLQVPGGILGDKIGPKKVMTVALVWWSIMTMATGLTKNFSQLYIVRILFGIGEGVHPPCAFKLNSNWFPNRERATANAIFTSANSLGPAVAPPLAVAIIGAWGWHSIFYIFGILGFLVIPLWIWVVRNAPKEDERISQEELKYIEEGQLETAAVKEDDNGEGLSSVFRNRNTWLLALAYFTFLCTFYGLMTWLPSYLVKARGFEMVKMGIFAGLPFLALGVAQPLGGYISDKILKGRNRKYQVMVSTLIAAPVLFSVVTAQTEAMAMTALVCSGFVLGLAFGPFWALPMECVKRKFAGTSSAVMNTGGNVGGIFAPIAIGYLVGGSGYDAAFTFMVAALVATAAIIFFVKEPERAVAAAMPQNQKAQS; this is encoded by the coding sequence ATGCAAAGACGTTGGCTACTCTTAGGAGCCTCGTGGCTCGTATTTTTCGTCGCATTTCTGGATCGTGTCAATCTTTCGGTGGCAATGCCGCTCATTGCCAAAGATTTTCAGCTGTCCCCAGAGCAGACCGGTCTGATCTTAAGCGCGTTCTTTATCACCTACACGTTACTGCAAGTTCCTGGCGGCATTTTGGGCGATAAAATTGGCCCGAAAAAAGTTATGACTGTAGCTTTGGTTTGGTGGTCCATCATGACGATGGCGACAGGCTTGACCAAAAACTTCAGTCAATTGTACATCGTGCGTATTCTCTTTGGTATTGGCGAAGGCGTGCATCCGCCTTGCGCATTCAAGTTAAATAGCAACTGGTTCCCCAATCGGGAACGGGCAACAGCCAACGCCATCTTTACTTCGGCGAACTCCTTAGGCCCAGCTGTGGCGCCGCCTCTGGCAGTAGCCATCATTGGAGCTTGGGGCTGGCACTCCATCTTCTATATTTTCGGGATTCTTGGTTTTCTGGTCATTCCCTTGTGGATTTGGGTCGTGCGCAATGCGCCGAAAGAGGATGAACGAATTTCGCAAGAAGAGCTCAAATATATTGAAGAAGGACAGCTGGAAACGGCTGCGGTTAAGGAAGACGATAATGGCGAAGGCCTAAGCAGCGTGTTCCGGAATCGCAATACTTGGTTGTTGGCGTTAGCCTACTTCACCTTCTTATGCACCTTCTACGGACTTATGACGTGGCTACCCAGTTATCTGGTTAAAGCGCGGGGCTTTGAAATGGTTAAAATGGGCATTTTTGCCGGGCTGCCGTTCCTGGCCTTGGGTGTGGCTCAACCGCTGGGCGGTTATATTTCCGACAAGATTCTCAAAGGGCGCAACCGCAAATACCAGGTCATGGTATCTACATTGATTGCTGCGCCGGTATTGTTCAGCGTGGTGACGGCGCAAACAGAAGCAATGGCCATGACGGCGCTGGTGTGTTCCGGTTTTGTTCTGGGACTGGCTTTCGGTCCTTTCTGGGCGTTGCCGATGGAATGTGTAAAGCGTAAATTTGCGGGTACTTCTTCCGCTGTTATGAATACAGGCGGTAATGTTGGCGGCATTTTTGCTCCGATTGCCATCGGGTATTTGGTTGGCGGTTCCGGCTATGACGCAGCCTTTACCTTCATGGTAGCGGCATTGGTGGCTACTGCGGCCATTATCTTCTTCGTCAAGGAACCGGAGCGGGCGGTTGCGGCCGCGATGCCTCAGAATCAAAAAGCTCAAAGCTAA
- a CDS encoding sigma 54-interacting transcriptional regulator, with amino-acid sequence MEKRMLYKYWHDFQSKGLLSAEVPAPLQTSWLRCRAQGLNPLEELPGDHVEPEELEARIKKNQRLLELAQPILREAVRLAEVDNFAMSLLDPEGVILGTAMSSQAKQVPLIQTNNTRGFRCDEAHIGTTAVSFCLDTGKPARVRGPEHYCRCYHEMACSAAPIRNSAGELLAILRVSELVEDESQCAISIVSIAARTLEISLRMQEAQVQYERQNRIQSMIVESMSDGMLTVDSKGFVTFMNRMGGKILGVDAQTSIGKHISELVDFNPVILGVLKTGQGYVDKEFRLEGKKQTLHFIKSAIPLWDEHGQLIGAVDVFREIKRVRNMVNRMTGAQAVFTMGDLISESAGMHKVKRLARLAASSDSTVLIAGESGTGKEVLAQAIHNWSARKEGAFVAINCGAIPRDLIESELFGYEEGAFTGARHGGRPGKFEMAHGGTLFLDEIGDMPYDMQVKLLRVLQQRKLVRVGGSQVIPLDVRIIVATNRNLWQMVQEKAFREDLYYRINVMDIHLPPLREREGDLELLLQYFLEKISLPQGKEKKLLPEAKALLCSWRWPGNIRELANAVEHAFWMSGEEDIGPEHLPRLLQQQRDCKATPGGILSLRETERRAIIAALLWGEGNVSKAARQLGIGRNTLYAKMREYNLDAQGQELTNCAEMEHC; translated from the coding sequence ATGGAAAAACGTATGCTGTATAAGTATTGGCATGACTTTCAAAGCAAAGGATTGCTTTCTGCGGAAGTGCCTGCGCCGTTGCAGACCTCTTGGCTGCGCTGTCGCGCTCAAGGCCTGAATCCCTTGGAAGAGTTGCCTGGCGATCATGTGGAACCGGAAGAACTGGAAGCGCGGATAAAGAAAAATCAGCGTTTATTGGAGCTGGCGCAGCCTATTTTGCGTGAGGCGGTACGATTGGCGGAAGTGGATAATTTTGCGATGTCGCTGCTAGATCCGGAAGGGGTTATCTTAGGAACGGCCATGAGCTCTCAAGCCAAGCAGGTGCCGTTGATTCAGACGAATAATACCAGGGGTTTTCGTTGCGATGAAGCGCATATTGGCACGACGGCGGTTTCTTTCTGTCTAGATACGGGCAAGCCGGCGAGGGTGCGCGGTCCGGAGCATTACTGCCGCTGTTATCACGAAATGGCGTGCTCGGCGGCGCCTATCCGCAATTCTGCCGGCGAATTGCTGGCTATTTTACGAGTGAGCGAGCTGGTGGAAGATGAAAGTCAATGCGCCATCAGCATCGTCAGCATTGCTGCTAGGACCTTGGAAATCAGTCTGCGCATGCAAGAAGCGCAAGTCCAATATGAAAGGCAGAATCGCATTCAAAGCATGATTGTAGAATCCATGTCAGACGGCATGTTGACCGTAGACAGTAAAGGTTTTGTTACCTTTATGAACCGCATGGGCGGCAAGATTCTTGGCGTGGACGCGCAGACAAGTATTGGCAAGCATATTTCCGAACTCGTGGATTTTAACCCTGTCATCTTGGGGGTTCTCAAAACAGGACAGGGTTATGTGGATAAAGAGTTTCGCTTAGAAGGTAAAAAGCAGACGTTGCATTTTATTAAAAGCGCGATTCCTCTTTGGGACGAGCATGGGCAGCTGATTGGCGCAGTAGATGTGTTTCGCGAAATCAAGCGGGTCCGCAACATGGTCAACCGCATGACTGGCGCTCAGGCCGTATTTACTATGGGTGATTTGATCAGTGAAAGCGCAGGTATGCACAAGGTTAAGCGCTTGGCACGCTTGGCGGCTAGCAGCGACAGTACCGTCTTAATTGCTGGTGAGAGCGGCACAGGCAAGGAAGTGTTGGCGCAGGCCATTCATAACTGGAGCGCTCGTAAGGAAGGAGCTTTTGTCGCTATTAACTGCGGCGCCATTCCGCGTGACTTGATTGAAAGCGAACTTTTCGGCTATGAAGAAGGCGCTTTTACAGGTGCACGCCACGGAGGCAGGCCTGGCAAGTTTGAGATGGCCCATGGCGGTACGTTGTTTTTAGATGAAATTGGCGACATGCCCTATGATATGCAAGTAAAGCTTTTGCGGGTATTGCAGCAGCGCAAGTTGGTTCGCGTGGGCGGTTCGCAAGTGATTCCTCTTGATGTGCGCATCATTGTGGCGACGAATCGTAATTTGTGGCAAATGGTGCAGGAGAAAGCGTTTCGGGAAGATTTGTACTATCGGATCAATGTCATGGATATCCACCTGCCTCCCTTGCGCGAACGAGAAGGGGACCTGGAACTTTTGCTGCAGTATTTCTTAGAAAAGATATCCTTGCCGCAGGGGAAAGAAAAAAAATTACTGCCTGAAGCCAAGGCGCTTCTTTGCTCTTGGCGCTGGCCGGGGAATATTCGTGAACTGGCTAATGCAGTGGAGCATGCCTTTTGGATGTCTGGCGAGGAAGACATCGGGCCGGAGCACTTGCCGCGCTTATTGCAGCAGCAACGGGACTGCAAAGCTACCCCTGGCGGGATTCTTTCATTGCGGGAGACTGAACGAAGGGCTATTATAGCGGCGCTTCTTTGGGGGGAAGGCAATGTATCCAAAGCGGCCCGGCAGTTGGGGATTGGCAGAAACACGCTGTATGCTAAAATGCGGGAGTATAATTTGGATGCTCAAGGACAAGAACTAACGAACTGTGCGGAAATGGAACACTGTTAA
- a CDS encoding dihydrolipoamide acetyltransferase family protein yields MASEIIMPQLGLTMTEGTVGKWKKQVGDTVAVGDALVEIMTDKITSEVESPEAGVLRVICAEEGAEVPVKGLLAIIGTADEAISAPGAAPAAAAGAVAAPAAPKEIKASPAAKRMAAEKGIELSLVVGTGPDGRIQASDVEKYLKNPPPAPATVSADGRIKASPYAKKIAEELGVNLATVVATGPEGRIVEEDVRKAAANPPAAPAPAAAAAVPAKAAAGQPLKGMRKIIAERMTASKHTAPHVTIFMDICVDATIAFRKELNKREEGVRYSYTDLLVKMAATALRRFPAINSSLIEGNVITHEDVNVGIAVALDDGLMVPVLKQADAKGLKAIHNTAQELVSQTRSNQLSMDALQGGTFTISNLGGYDVEGFTPVINQPEAAILGVGAIIKKPVVVKDEIVIASMMTLSLSFDHRLVDGALAAQFLQCIKGYLEDPMGMLL; encoded by the coding sequence ATGGCGAGTGAAATCATCATGCCCCAACTGGGGCTGACCATGACAGAGGGAACCGTCGGCAAGTGGAAAAAACAGGTGGGCGACACGGTGGCGGTAGGTGACGCTCTGGTAGAAATCATGACCGACAAGATTACCAGCGAGGTGGAATCGCCGGAAGCAGGGGTGCTGCGGGTCATTTGCGCTGAAGAAGGCGCCGAAGTGCCCGTAAAAGGGCTGTTGGCCATTATTGGCACGGCTGATGAGGCTATTAGTGCCCCCGGCGCCGCACCGGCTGCAGCGGCTGGCGCAGTAGCGGCTCCTGCCGCGCCCAAGGAAATCAAAGCTTCACCGGCGGCCAAACGGATGGCCGCGGAAAAAGGAATTGAGTTGAGTCTGGTTGTCGGTACTGGCCCGGATGGACGCATTCAAGCGTCCGACGTAGAAAAATACTTAAAGAATCCTCCTCCGGCGCCGGCTACAGTTAGCGCGGACGGACGGATCAAGGCTTCGCCGTATGCCAAGAAAATCGCTGAAGAATTAGGCGTTAATCTGGCGACTGTTGTCGCCACCGGCCCCGAAGGGCGCATTGTGGAAGAAGATGTGCGCAAAGCCGCAGCTAATCCGCCAGCAGCGCCTGCGCCGGCCGCTGCTGCGGCGGTTCCAGCGAAAGCTGCTGCCGGTCAGCCTCTCAAAGGTATGCGCAAAATTATTGCCGAGCGTATGACTGCCAGCAAGCATACGGCTCCTCATGTAACCATCTTTATGGATATTTGCGTCGACGCTACCATTGCTTTCCGTAAAGAACTCAATAAACGCGAAGAAGGCGTGCGTTACAGCTATACAGATTTGCTGGTAAAAATGGCAGCTACGGCCTTGCGCCGTTTCCCAGCTATCAATTCGTCGCTCATCGAGGGCAATGTGATTACACACGAAGACGTCAATGTAGGCATTGCCGTAGCCTTGGATGATGGGTTAATGGTGCCGGTGTTGAAACAAGCGGACGCCAAAGGACTCAAGGCTATCCACAATACGGCGCAAGAATTGGTCAGCCAGACCCGGAGCAACCAGCTTTCCATGGATGCTCTTCAAGGCGGCACGTTTACCATCAGCAATCTTGGGGGCTATGACGTCGAAGGGTTTACGCCGGTCATCAATCAACCGGAAGCCGCCATTCTTGGCGTAGGCGCTATTATTAAAAAGCCTGTCGTTGTTAAGGACGAAATTGTTATTGCTTCGATGATGACATTGAGTCTTTCCTTTGATCACCGTTTGGTTGACGGTGCCTTAGCAGCGCAGTTCTTGCAATGCATTAAAGGCTATCTGGAAGACCCGATGGGCATGCTTTTGTAA
- a CDS encoding PPC domain-containing DNA-binding protein, which produces MSDNPMRIQSVEGIAARTVVARLLPGTDVLPGIEECCRKHGIKQGVVSCSVGAFKQATFVIPVPQEGAKIGIVYGEPVVLTGPIEFLGGQGIICQSEEDKYLIHFHGSACDKDLRVWGGHFTNGNIVLATLDLVIQEIGGVNMMRRFDEETGFVQFSPEPLEV; this is translated from the coding sequence ATGAGCGACAATCCTATGCGAATTCAATCAGTGGAAGGAATTGCGGCGCGAACGGTGGTAGCTCGGCTGCTGCCGGGGACGGACGTACTCCCTGGCATTGAAGAATGCTGCCGCAAACACGGCATTAAGCAAGGCGTTGTTTCTTGCAGCGTTGGCGCTTTCAAACAAGCAACCTTTGTGATTCCGGTTCCTCAAGAAGGCGCGAAAATCGGTATTGTTTATGGCGAGCCGGTTGTTCTTACGGGGCCGATTGAATTTTTGGGCGGACAGGGGATCATTTGTCAGTCCGAAGAAGATAAATATCTGATTCATTTTCACGGCTCTGCTTGCGACAAGGACTTGCGGGTTTGGGGCGGCCATTTTACGAACGGCAACATTGTTTTGGCTACACTGGACTTGGTGATCCAGGAAATTGGCGGCGTAAATATGATGCGTCGCTTTGATGAAGAAACGGGCTTTGTCCAATTCAGCCCGGAACCATTGGAGGTTTGA
- a CDS encoding alpha-ketoacid dehydrogenase subunit beta, whose product MRKITYGQALSEAMHEEMVRDESVFVIGEDMGVMGSVFGLTKGFMEEFGANRVIDTPISESGFTGMSVGAAMRGLRPVVELMYVDFAGVCMDPIMNQAAKMRYMTGGQATVPMVIRAPQGAGRRNAGQHSQSLEGLFTHIPGLKVVAPCTPYDAKGLLKTAIRDDDPVIFLEHKLLYAGKGEVPEEEYLIPFGQADIKRPGKDVTILTYSREVLFSLQAADELAKEGIDVEVIDLRSLVPLDWETIADSIKKTHRAVVVQEAPKRGGFGGEIAAQIMEELFDELDAPVERIAGMNVVPPFSPVLEDQIYPQPECIIKGVKKAMGRA is encoded by the coding sequence GTGAGAAAAATTACTTACGGCCAAGCGCTGAGCGAGGCTATGCATGAAGAAATGGTTCGCGATGAGTCGGTTTTCGTTATCGGCGAAGACATGGGCGTTATGGGCAGTGTCTTTGGCCTGACCAAAGGGTTTATGGAAGAATTCGGCGCTAATCGCGTTATTGACACGCCGATTTCGGAGTCCGGCTTTACGGGCATGTCTGTTGGCGCAGCCATGAGGGGCCTGCGTCCGGTAGTAGAGTTGATGTATGTTGATTTTGCCGGGGTCTGTATGGATCCCATTATGAATCAGGCGGCAAAGATGCGCTATATGACTGGCGGCCAGGCTACGGTACCGATGGTTATCCGTGCTCCCCAAGGCGCCGGACGGCGCAATGCCGGACAGCATTCCCAGAGCTTGGAAGGCCTTTTTACCCACATTCCGGGCTTGAAAGTGGTGGCTCCTTGCACACCGTATGATGCCAAAGGGCTTTTGAAGACCGCCATTCGCGACGACGATCCGGTTATCTTTTTGGAGCATAAGCTGCTTTACGCCGGTAAAGGAGAAGTGCCGGAAGAAGAATACCTCATTCCCTTTGGGCAAGCGGATATCAAACGTCCTGGCAAGGATGTGACCATTCTTACCTATTCGCGGGAAGTGTTGTTCTCTTTGCAGGCAGCGGACGAGCTGGCTAAAGAGGGTATTGATGTGGAAGTTATTGACTTGCGCAGCTTGGTGCCGCTGGATTGGGAAACCATTGCCGATTCTATCAAGAAAACCCATCGCGCCGTTGTGGTGCAGGAAGCGCCTAAACGGGGCGGCTTTGGCGGCGAAATTGCCGCGCAGATCATGGAAGAACTCTTTGATGAACTGGACGCGCCAGTGGAACGGATTGCCGGCATGAATGTGGTGCCTCCTTTCAGCCCAGTTTTGGAAGATCAGATTTATCCACAGCCGGAATGCATTATCAAAGGCGTTAAAAAGGCAATGGGGCGTGCTTGA
- a CDS encoding thiamine pyrophosphate-dependent dehydrogenase E1 component subunit alpha: MAAKKYTKEQLLSFYREMFKVRSFDSMAAELFLQARMSGNIHTCVGEEATAVGACQALWPSDFITATHRGHGHCIAKGADPKKMMAELFGKKTGYCKGKGGSMHIADVNLGILGANGIVGAGIPIATGSALASKIKSSDDVTLAFFGDGASNQGTFHESINMASAWKLPIIYMCENNKYGVSVCIDRVTNTEDIADRAQGYHIPGVVVDGNDVFAVYEAVSAAAERARKGDGPTLIECKTYRQRGHYEGDPMVYRTKEEMQAWKEKDPVVRLRAQLAGQNGITEEELAAIETAVKEEIEAAVAFAEESPFPEADEVITDMYAVDNERGVLR; encoded by the coding sequence ATGGCTGCGAAAAAGTACACGAAAGAGCAATTGCTTTCTTTTTACCGGGAAATGTTTAAAGTACGTTCGTTTGACTCCATGGCGGCAGAACTGTTTCTGCAGGCCCGCATGTCCGGAAATATTCATACCTGTGTCGGTGAGGAAGCCACAGCGGTAGGCGCTTGCCAGGCGCTGTGGCCAAGTGATTTTATTACCGCTACTCATCGCGGACACGGTCATTGTATTGCCAAAGGAGCGGACCCGAAGAAAATGATGGCCGAGCTTTTTGGCAAGAAAACCGGCTATTGCAAAGGCAAGGGCGGTTCCATGCACATTGCCGACGTAAACTTGGGGATTTTAGGCGCTAACGGCATTGTGGGCGCAGGCATTCCCATTGCTACCGGCTCGGCGCTGGCTAGCAAAATCAAAAGCTCTGACGATGTGACCTTGGCCTTTTTTGGCGACGGCGCATCCAATCAAGGAACCTTCCATGAGTCCATCAACATGGCTTCGGCTTGGAAGCTGCCCATCATTTATATGTGTGAAAACAACAAGTATGGCGTTTCGGTCTGTATTGACCGGGTGACCAACACGGAAGACATTGCTGACCGGGCGCAGGGCTACCATATTCCCGGCGTGGTTGTAGACGGAAACGACGTCTTTGCTGTATACGAAGCCGTTTCAGCGGCTGCCGAACGGGCTCGCAAGGGCGATGGTCCGACGCTGATTGAGTGCAAAACCTATCGGCAGCGCGGCCACTATGAAGGAGATCCGATGGTCTATCGGACCAAAGAAGAAATGCAGGCTTGGAAAGAGAAAGATCCGGTCGTGCGTCTGCGCGCGCAGCTAGCGGGACAAAACGGCATTACCGAAGAGGAGCTTGCCGCGATTGAAACGGCAGTCAAAGAAGAAATCGAAGCGGCAGTGGCGTTTGCGGAAGAATCTCCTTTCCCGGAAGCGGATGAAGTAATTACGGATATGTATGCCGTCGACAACGAAAGGGGTGTCCTGCGGTGA